A window of Aquitalea denitrificans contains these coding sequences:
- a CDS encoding ATP-binding protein, protein MANTNNKASQTLSIGRAVIAIVVLLGIFQIGWVARLLAASWQHYQQAVALSEVHQIRSKFYTAADLLRREAILSRNLLYRKTPPYPKERSQLALLRSQADYWMSQAMLAGQQDIVSDQHAKMADVTLQLESFRSLRPEIDMQIGPAWGADETLGYGEELSSRHLQDAINDVLIGMNGQMKWNAPPGLYIMMDIAQDSWSIGHVLRSAAAAQLLRSELDAPLSETEEGDLQSRLDLSNLMLQQLRADAAHIDDRQLLDSLRRISDAALRLHMLNKQQLALLQSHQQLAGMQPAMQQQVDKVQQESWALFQHTNRLCAEQIEQALQDYRRQLIHDGLLGIAILGLGLILLYSMTKRVLKPLNRLQRMLDAAGDAILTIDQQGLVLSANAGAQRLFGNGRDALAGQQINQLLRLPQALADTLLMVSEQGSQTLQGEGIKLDGELFFAGITVSIFRTTDTDKEFMLIVRDEHQRRIAEHSLEHNLSMLSAISHVENLMLSRWPRKEVLDRLLHEFMRFSRAEQGFMLVLAEFPDDRFEIHLQAGNWPATLPSLEMVAHEAEPLTWLLQRLAEMPPWITLPVAMDDDVSALICLLQPDLALLGKGIQPLVGAYANILGFFDEEDRRKLSESQLRSVLQEEEAIYSASPVGLLRLNEQMQIVRANRMAEDIFGKGGTSLPGMHLMELLASDQSWFDLTSQLNNMVQYQSKLRCELECINADGRPIWVLFEGMLLFPDRPREGTILACLDITESKLAEFELRMARDQANAANRAKSSFLATMSHEIRTPMNGVLGMLELLAMTPLNAEQKDSVDTIQESARTLLRLIDDILDFSKIEADKLEVVLTPTAVKPLLEQVRTLYAETAAAKGLQLKLDIDEKLAPALLLDPLRLRQILQNFVSNAVKFTANGGITLQVEVLEQEFSAQTLRFDIIDSGIGISQDNLSRLFEPFTQAESDTSRRFGGTGLGLAICRRLAGLMGGHVELESQPGQGTRASLLLVANIVDITELPAGETEGEIPALVVGSGQHDVLQPILFAEDNPTNRKLTLRQLEKLGYTAECAEDGAQAYAMWQAGHYSLLLTDCHMPVTDGYELARLIRAYEAEHPDRGHLPIIACTANAGQEELNKTSAAGMDDFLTKPLAINILSAMLEKWLSKLPENAMQPVPDTPMPATPCPVDRSVLEVYSDGELAVELEILHDFAQANQEDMEALRQAASDASAEQLAWAAHRIKGASRMVGANEMGNAAEAVEKAAKAGEVAQAQALLAELEAALSAFELWLQQQDTASV, encoded by the coding sequence ATGGCCAACACCAACAACAAGGCAAGCCAGACCCTATCGATTGGCCGTGCGGTCATTGCCATAGTGGTATTGCTGGGGATCTTCCAGATTGGCTGGGTTGCTCGGCTGCTGGCGGCATCGTGGCAGCATTATCAGCAAGCTGTGGCCTTGTCCGAAGTGCATCAGATCCGCAGCAAGTTCTACACCGCCGCCGATCTGCTGCGCCGAGAAGCCATACTTAGCCGCAACCTGCTGTACCGCAAAACCCCCCCCTATCCCAAAGAGCGTAGCCAGCTGGCCTTGCTGCGTTCGCAGGCTGATTACTGGATGAGCCAGGCCATGCTGGCCGGACAGCAAGATATTGTCAGCGACCAGCATGCCAAGATGGCAGACGTCACCTTGCAGCTGGAAAGCTTCCGCTCCTTGCGGCCAGAGATCGACATGCAGATCGGCCCGGCGTGGGGGGCGGATGAAACGCTGGGCTATGGCGAAGAGCTGTCCTCGCGCCACCTGCAGGATGCCATCAATGATGTGCTGATCGGCATGAACGGGCAGATGAAGTGGAATGCCCCCCCCGGCCTGTACATCATGATGGATATTGCCCAGGACAGCTGGAGCATCGGTCATGTCCTGCGTTCAGCGGCAGCGGCGCAGCTGTTGCGCAGCGAGCTGGATGCACCGCTGAGTGAAACCGAGGAAGGGGATTTGCAGTCGCGGCTGGATCTGAGCAATCTGATGTTGCAGCAGCTGCGTGCAGATGCCGCCCATATTGATGATCGCCAGCTGCTGGACAGCCTGCGCCGGATATCGGATGCCGCTTTGCGGCTGCACATGCTCAACAAGCAGCAGCTGGCCTTGTTGCAGTCGCACCAGCAGCTAGCCGGCATGCAGCCGGCCATGCAGCAGCAGGTGGACAAGGTGCAGCAGGAAAGCTGGGCGCTGTTCCAGCATACCAACCGGCTGTGTGCCGAACAGATTGAACAGGCGTTGCAGGATTACCGCCGGCAACTGATCCATGATGGCTTGCTGGGCATTGCCATTCTGGGATTGGGATTGATACTGCTGTACAGCATGACCAAGCGTGTCCTCAAGCCGCTGAACCGCCTGCAGCGCATGCTGGACGCGGCGGGTGATGCCATCCTGACCATTGACCAGCAAGGCCTGGTATTGTCAGCCAATGCCGGTGCGCAACGCTTGTTCGGCAATGGGCGGGATGCGCTGGCAGGGCAGCAGATCAACCAGCTGCTTCGGCTGCCGCAGGCGCTGGCAGATACCTTGCTGATGGTTAGTGAACAGGGCAGCCAGACCTTGCAGGGGGAAGGTATCAAGCTTGATGGCGAGTTGTTCTTCGCCGGCATTACCGTCAGCATTTTCCGCACTACCGATACCGACAAGGAATTCATGTTGATTGTGCGGGACGAGCATCAGCGCCGTATTGCCGAACATTCGCTGGAGCATAACCTGAGCATGCTCTCCGCCATCTCCCACGTGGAAAACCTCATGCTCAGCCGGTGGCCGCGCAAGGAGGTGCTGGATCGACTGCTGCATGAGTTCATGCGCTTCAGCCGTGCCGAGCAGGGTTTCATGCTGGTGCTGGCGGAATTCCCTGACGACCGTTTTGAAATCCACCTGCAGGCCGGTAACTGGCCTGCCACCCTGCCGTCGCTGGAGATGGTGGCCCACGAAGCCGAACCCCTGACTTGGTTATTGCAGCGGCTGGCCGAGATGCCACCCTGGATCACCCTGCCGGTGGCCATGGATGACGATGTTTCGGCGCTGATCTGTCTGTTACAGCCAGACCTGGCCCTGCTGGGCAAGGGCATACAGCCACTGGTTGGTGCCTATGCCAATATTCTTGGTTTCTTCGATGAAGAAGACCGGCGCAAGCTGTCCGAATCCCAGCTGCGCTCGGTACTGCAGGAAGAAGAAGCCATTTACTCGGCCTCGCCAGTCGGCTTGCTGCGGCTGAATGAACAGATGCAGATTGTCCGTGCCAATCGCATGGCCGAAGACATTTTTGGCAAGGGTGGAACCAGCCTGCCAGGCATGCATCTGATGGAATTGCTGGCCTCGGATCAAAGCTGGTTCGACCTGACCAGCCAGCTTAACAATATGGTGCAGTACCAAAGCAAGCTGCGCTGTGAGCTGGAATGCATCAATGCCGATGGCCGCCCCATCTGGGTGTTGTTTGAAGGCATGCTGCTATTCCCAGACCGCCCACGGGAAGGCACCATCCTCGCCTGCCTGGATATTACCGAGAGCAAGCTGGCGGAGTTTGAACTGCGCATGGCGCGGGATCAGGCCAATGCAGCCAACCGGGCCAAGAGCTCTTTTCTGGCCACCATGAGCCACGAAATCCGTACTCCGATGAACGGGGTGCTGGGCATGTTGGAACTGCTGGCCATGACCCCGCTGAATGCGGAGCAAAAAGACAGCGTGGACACCATCCAGGAGTCAGCCCGTACCTTGTTGCGACTGATTGACGACATCCTGGATTTCTCCAAGATCGAAGCGGACAAGCTGGAAGTCGTACTGACACCCACGGCAGTCAAGCCATTGTTGGAACAGGTGCGCACCCTGTATGCCGAAACAGCCGCCGCCAAGGGTTTGCAGCTGAAGCTGGATATTGACGAAAAGCTGGCCCCGGCCCTGCTGCTTGACCCCTTGCGTTTGCGCCAGATTCTGCAGAATTTTGTCAGCAATGCCGTCAAGTTCACCGCCAACGGCGGTATTACCCTGCAAGTCGAGGTATTGGAGCAGGAGTTTTCTGCCCAGACACTACGCTTTGACATCATCGATAGTGGTATCGGCATTTCACAGGACAATCTAAGCCGCCTGTTCGAGCCGTTTACCCAGGCCGAGTCCGATACCAGCCGCCGTTTTGGAGGCACCGGTCTGGGGCTGGCCATCTGCCGGCGCCTGGCAGGCCTGATGGGCGGGCATGTGGAACTGGAAAGCCAGCCGGGACAGGGTACGCGCGCGTCCCTACTGCTGGTGGCCAATATCGTGGACATTACAGAACTGCCGGCGGGTGAGACCGAGGGCGAGATACCTGCCCTCGTGGTTGGCAGTGGACAGCATGACGTGCTGCAGCCCATCCTGTTTGCCGAGGATAATCCTACCAATCGCAAGCTTACCTTGCGGCAGCTGGAAAAACTGGGCTATACCGCCGAGTGTGCCGAAGATGGTGCCCAGGCCTACGCCATGTGGCAGGCTGGTCACTACAGCCTGCTGCTGACCGATTGCCACATGCCGGTGACTGACGGCTACGAGCTGGCACGGTTGATCCGGGCCTATGAAGCCGAGCATCCGGATCGCGGGCACCTGCCCATCATCGCCTGCACGGCCAATGCCGGGCAGGAAGAACTGAACAAGACCAGCGCTGCAGGCATGGATGATTTCCTGACCAAGCCGCTGGCCATCAATATCCTATCTGCCATGCTGGAAAAGTGGCTGAGCAAATTGCCGGAGAATGCCATGCAGCCTGTCCCCGATACCCCTATGCCCGCCACGCCGTGTCCGGTAGACCGCTCCGTGCTGGAGGTCTACAGCGATGGCGAGCTGGCGGTGGAGCTGGAAATCCTGCACGACTTCGCACAAGCCAACCAGGAAGACATGGAGGCCTTGCGCCAGGCGGCCAGCGATGCCAGTGCCGAGCAACTGGCCTGGGCTGCTCACCGTATCAAGGGAGCCAGCCGCATGGTGGGTGCCAATGAGATGGGCAATGCGGCCGAGGCGGTGGAAAAGGCTGCCAAGGCCGGCGAGGTGGCGCAGGCGCAAGCCCTGCTGGCCGAGCTGGAAGCTGCGCTGTCTGCATTCGAACTCTGGTTGCAGCAACAGGACACCGCCAGCGTGTGA
- a CDS encoding LysR family transcriptional regulator codes for MLNTLSSLDLRLIRVFRAVVDAGGISAAQSTLNVSQSTISNQLAALETRLGYRLCERGRAGFALTAKGSQLLNASRQLLDAAEAFCVEARQLERKLVGQLRIGVVGHTTMRAHARLSETIRRFRQREEAVELVLSMLAPGTLEETLINGEIHMGIGYFWHRAPSLQYLPLFTEHQLAYCSQEHPLFQQAGNMPVEEAARHDWAWRSYPLPDIPLPVENWRITARADNMEAMAVLILSGHHLGFLPEHFARPMVEQGLLRALNPTLLCYHPTFHMVTRQNSRQSEVIRAFMQDLLAAHQLPAS; via the coding sequence ATGCTCAATACCCTGTCCAGCCTTGATTTACGCCTTATCAGGGTTTTTCGTGCCGTTGTCGATGCCGGCGGCATTTCGGCCGCCCAATCCACTTTGAACGTCAGCCAGTCCACCATCAGCAATCAGTTGGCCGCGCTGGAAACCAGGCTGGGCTACCGCCTGTGCGAGCGTGGCCGCGCCGGTTTTGCCCTCACCGCCAAGGGCAGCCAGCTGCTCAATGCCAGCCGCCAGTTGCTGGATGCAGCCGAGGCCTTCTGCGTGGAGGCACGGCAACTGGAACGCAAGCTGGTGGGGCAATTAAGAATTGGTGTGGTGGGGCATACCACCATGCGGGCGCATGCGCGGCTGTCGGAAACCATCCGGCGCTTTCGCCAGCGCGAAGAGGCGGTGGAACTGGTGCTGTCCATGCTGGCACCCGGCACCCTGGAAGAAACGCTGATCAACGGCGAAATCCATATGGGCATCGGCTATTTCTGGCACCGCGCCCCCAGCCTGCAATACCTGCCGCTGTTCACCGAACACCAGCTGGCCTATTGCAGCCAGGAACACCCGTTATTCCAGCAGGCCGGCAATATGCCGGTGGAAGAAGCCGCCCGGCATGACTGGGCCTGGCGCAGCTACCCGCTGCCGGACATCCCGCTGCCAGTGGAAAACTGGCGCATCACCGCCCGAGCCGACAATATGGAAGCCATGGCCGTGCTGATTCTGTCCGGCCACCATCTGGGCTTTTTGCCCGAGCACTTCGCCCGCCCCATGGTGGAGCAGGGCCTGCTGCGCGCGCTCAATCCGACGCTGCTGTGTTACCACCCCACCTTTCACATGGTGACGCGGCAGAACTCTCGGCAAAGCGAGGTGATCCGCGCCTTCATGCAGGATTTGCTGGCGGCACACCAGTTACCTGCCAGCTAA
- the prfA gene encoding peptide chain release factor 1 has product MKPSIATKLSQLADRLEEVTHLLASESATADMDQFRKLTREHAELTPVVETFQQYQQCETDLATAGEMLSDPDMKEFAQLEIDEGREKMAALEVELQKLLLPKDPNDEKNIFLEIRAGTGGDEAALFAADLLRMYTRFAERNRWQVEIVSASESDLGGYKEAIVRIIGFGAYSKLKFESGGHRVQRVPATETQGRIHTSACTVAVMAEADELVDVVLNPADLRIDTFRASGAGGQHINKTDSAVRITHLPTGIVAECQDGRSQHANKASAMQVLAARINDIQRREQQQKEAAERKSLIGSGDRSERIRTYNYPQGRITDHRINLTLYKLDYVMDGDLVELTDALITEQQAELLAALGD; this is encoded by the coding sequence ATGAAACCGTCGATTGCGACAAAGCTGTCGCAGTTGGCCGATCGTCTGGAAGAAGTGACCCATCTTCTGGCCAGCGAGTCGGCAACTGCCGATATGGATCAGTTCCGCAAACTGACCCGCGAACATGCCGAGCTGACCCCGGTCGTGGAAACCTTCCAGCAATACCAGCAGTGCGAAACCGATCTCGCCACCGCCGGCGAGATGCTGTCCGACCCGGACATGAAGGAATTCGCCCAGCTGGAAATCGATGAAGGCCGCGAGAAAATGGCCGCGCTGGAGGTGGAGCTGCAAAAGCTGCTGCTGCCCAAAGACCCCAACGACGAAAAGAACATCTTCCTGGAAATCCGCGCCGGCACCGGCGGCGACGAGGCGGCCTTGTTTGCCGCCGACCTGCTGCGCATGTACACCCGCTTTGCCGAACGCAACCGCTGGCAGGTGGAAATCGTCTCCGCCAGCGAATCGGACCTGGGCGGCTACAAGGAAGCCATCGTCCGCATCATCGGTTTCGGTGCCTACTCCAAGCTGAAGTTTGAATCCGGCGGCCACCGCGTGCAGCGCGTTCCCGCCACCGAAACCCAGGGCCGCATCCACACTTCGGCCTGCACCGTGGCGGTGATGGCCGAAGCGGATGAATTGGTGGACGTGGTACTGAACCCGGCCGATCTGCGCATCGACACCTTCCGTGCCAGCGGCGCGGGCGGCCAGCACATCAACAAGACCGATTCCGCCGTGCGCATTACCCACCTGCCCACCGGCATTGTGGCGGAATGCCAGGATGGCCGTTCGCAGCATGCCAACAAGGCCAGCGCGATGCAGGTGCTGGCGGCGCGCATCAATGACATCCAGCGTCGCGAGCAGCAGCAAAAAGAGGCAGCTGAACGCAAGAGCCTGATCGGCTCCGGTGACCGCTCCGAGCGCATCCGCACCTACAACTACCCGCAGGGCCGCATTACCGACCACCGCATCAATCTGACGCTGTACAAGCTGGATTACGTAATGGATGGGGACCTGGTCGAGCTGACCGATGCCCTGATCACCGAGCAGCAAGCAGAACTGCTGGCTGCGCTGGGCGACTGA
- the gcvA gene encoding transcriptional regulator GcvA, with product MNPMKLPPLNALRVFVAAAEHLSFTRAAAALHLTQGAVSRHVQTLEEFYGTSLFIRQARGLALTAEGEALVKPARDAFQLLHEASEMLRLRQSGLRVRIPPTPAMRWVLPNLPDFQTRYPEYTLHLITQLIHDKPFNRAEYDLAIIGMPRPEVYTDMRIECICREKLVPVCSPALLEGAHPLRTPEDLQYHTLLHPWRDQDVWDRWLKLAGVSNINPESGVTFDALEYALHAAAAGMGVTLAQVSMVNDDIQRGRLVIPFDTVLETEWAYYLMYSHEMAQQPKIRAFRDWLIATLERSEAISRTM from the coding sequence ATGAATCCGATGAAACTACCTCCACTGAATGCGCTGCGTGTATTTGTTGCCGCGGCTGAACACCTGTCCTTCACCCGTGCAGCGGCCGCCCTGCACCTGACTCAGGGCGCAGTAAGCCGCCATGTGCAGACGCTGGAAGAGTTTTACGGCACCAGCCTGTTCATCCGCCAGGCACGCGGCCTGGCACTGACTGCCGAGGGCGAGGCGCTGGTCAAACCGGCGCGCGATGCCTTCCAGCTGCTGCATGAGGCCAGCGAAATGCTGCGCCTGCGCCAGAGCGGGCTGCGAGTGCGCATACCGCCAACCCCGGCCATGCGCTGGGTGCTGCCCAATCTGCCGGATTTCCAGACCCGCTATCCGGAATACACCCTGCACCTGATTACCCAGCTGATTCACGACAAGCCGTTCAACCGGGCCGAATACGACCTGGCCATCATCGGCATGCCGCGCCCGGAGGTGTATACCGACATGCGCATCGAATGCATCTGTCGGGAAAAACTGGTGCCGGTATGTTCACCAGCCCTGCTGGAAGGAGCGCATCCATTGCGCACGCCGGAGGATCTGCAATACCACACCCTGCTGCACCCGTGGCGGGATCAGGATGTATGGGATCGCTGGCTGAAACTGGCCGGGGTAAGCAACATCAATCCGGAAAGCGGCGTCACCTTTGACGCACTGGAGTACGCACTGCATGCAGCAGCAGCCGGCATGGGCGTGACACTGGCACAGGTTTCCATGGTGAATGACGATATCCAGCGCGGACGGCTGGTGATTCCATTCGACACCGTGCTGGAGACGGAGTGGGCGTATTACCTGATGTACTCGCACGAAATGGCGCAACAGCCGAAAATCCGTGCCTTCCGCGACTGGCTGATTGCCACGCTGGAGCGTAGCGAGGCCATCAGCCGGACCATGTAG
- a CDS encoding response regulator translates to MSVEMEKLKILVVDDQSLVRTLVSQSLQAMGIRAENISQAPDGSTAMRTLDMRMVDLVLCDVEMKPMNGLDLLKELRCGHTANVSNLPFIILSGHADRSNVTVAVQLHADGFVVKPPKPVDVEKAINLALRRARPEVDPFSYYGVDTGTDYDKKVFRRLFEQRPEDLADVPYETVTLHSAKSGSILAEDLRSKTGHLLLPRGASISANQLAVLRNYSDRYGVHQLVIETVHESAAVDGDAADAADQPG, encoded by the coding sequence ATGTCGGTCGAGATGGAAAAACTGAAAATACTGGTCGTTGATGATCAGTCACTGGTCAGGACGCTGGTAAGCCAGTCCTTGCAGGCCATGGGCATACGGGCAGAAAACATTTCTCAGGCACCAGATGGCAGCACAGCGATGCGCACGCTGGACATGCGCATGGTGGATCTGGTGCTGTGTGATGTGGAAATGAAGCCGATGAACGGACTGGATTTGCTGAAAGAATTGCGCTGCGGCCATACCGCCAATGTGTCCAATCTGCCGTTCATCATTCTTTCCGGTCACGCTGATCGCAGCAATGTTACCGTCGCCGTGCAACTGCATGCCGATGGTTTTGTCGTAAAGCCGCCAAAGCCGGTGGATGTGGAAAAGGCCATTAACCTGGCCCTGCGCCGGGCCAGGCCAGAGGTGGATCCATTCAGCTATTACGGTGTGGATACCGGCACGGATTACGACAAGAAGGTCTTCCGTCGCCTGTTCGAACAGCGGCCTGAAGACCTGGCTGATGTCCCCTATGAAACGGTGACTTTGCACAGTGCCAAATCCGGATCCATTCTGGCCGAGGATTTGCGCAGCAAGACGGGACATCTGCTGCTGCCACGCGGTGCCAGCATTTCTGCCAACCAGCTGGCGGTGTTACGCAATTACAGCGACCGCTACGGGGTACATCAGCTGGTGATAGAAACCGTGCATGAGTCTGCGGCAGTTGATGGTGACGCCGCAGATGCCGCAGATCAGCCCGGCTGA
- the speB gene encoding agmatinase: protein MSIAERNQPLGGNAMPRFGGIATMMRLPKVETAAGLDAVFVGLPLDIGTSNRSGTRFGPREIRNESVLLRPYNMGTGAAPFDTLQVADIGDIATNPYNLLDSVARIEAGYRDLLQYDVIPLGLGGDHTVTLPILRAIAAKHGPVGLIHVDAHADINDEMFGEKIAHGTTFRRAQEEGLLAQGRVVQIGLRGSGYAAEDFDWARRQGFRVVPAEACWNRSLEGLMQEVRQQLGGGPVYLSFDIDGIDPAFAPGTGTPEIAGLTSVQALEIVRGCHGLNLVGCDLVEVSPPYDTTGNTALLAANLLFEMLCVLPGVTFRR, encoded by the coding sequence ATGTCAATCGCTGAACGCAATCAGCCGCTGGGCGGCAATGCCATGCCGCGTTTTGGCGGCATCGCCACCATGATGCGTCTACCCAAGGTAGAAACCGCAGCCGGTCTGGATGCCGTATTTGTCGGCCTGCCGCTGGACATTGGTACCTCCAACCGTAGTGGCACCCGTTTTGGTCCGCGCGAAATCCGCAATGAATCGGTGCTGCTGCGCCCTTACAACATGGGCACGGGAGCCGCTCCCTTCGACACCCTGCAAGTGGCCGACATCGGCGATATCGCCACCAACCCTTACAACTTGCTGGACAGTGTGGCGCGCATCGAGGCGGGCTACCGCGACCTGCTGCAGTACGACGTGATCCCGCTGGGTCTGGGCGGTGACCACACCGTCACCCTGCCCATCCTGCGCGCCATCGCGGCAAAGCATGGCCCGGTAGGGCTGATTCATGTCGATGCCCATGCCGACATCAACGATGAAATGTTCGGTGAAAAGATTGCCCACGGCACCACTTTCCGCCGTGCGCAGGAAGAAGGCTTGCTGGCACAGGGCCGTGTGGTGCAGATCGGCCTGCGCGGCAGCGGTTACGCCGCTGAGGATTTTGACTGGGCACGGCGTCAGGGTTTCCGCGTAGTACCGGCTGAAGCCTGTTGGAACCGTTCGCTGGAAGGCCTGATGCAGGAGGTGCGTCAGCAGTTGGGCGGTGGGCCGGTCTACCTGAGTTTTGATATCGACGGTATTGACCCGGCCTTTGCACCGGGAACCGGTACGCCGGAGATTGCCGGCCTGACTTCGGTGCAGGCGCTGGAAATCGTGCGTGGCTGCCATGGCCTGAACCTGGTGGGCTGTGATCTGGTCGAGGTTTCCCCACCCTACGACACTACCGGCAATACCGCCTTGCTGGCAGCCAATCTGCTGTTCGAGATGCTGTGCGTACTGCCCGGTGTCACTTTCCGGCGCTAG
- the pdxH gene encoding pyridoxamine 5'-phosphate oxidase, whose product MSLNLADIRQDYSKKELSPEDCLPDAVAQFELWLNEAMTAQVHEPTAMNVATVGEDGRPTARIVLLKGVENGQLVFYSNYLSRKGRQLAANPFVSITFFWPELERQVRIEGRVQQVAPDVSDAYFASRPYTSRLGAWASEQSTEISSKSVLVSRAAMFGVKHPLSVPRPPHWGGYAVIPDRVEFWQGRPSRLHDRVVYLLQADASWQRVRLAP is encoded by the coding sequence ATGTCGCTGAATCTTGCCGATATCCGCCAGGATTATTCGAAAAAGGAATTATCGCCGGAAGACTGCCTGCCCGATGCCGTGGCGCAGTTCGAGCTGTGGCTGAATGAAGCCATGACCGCACAGGTGCACGAACCCACCGCGATGAATGTGGCCACGGTGGGGGAGGATGGCCGGCCGACGGCGCGCATCGTGCTGCTCAAGGGCGTGGAAAACGGCCAGCTGGTGTTCTACAGCAACTACCTCAGCCGCAAGGGCAGGCAGCTGGCGGCCAATCCCTTTGTGTCGATTACCTTTTTCTGGCCGGAGCTGGAACGTCAGGTGCGCATTGAAGGCCGGGTGCAGCAGGTGGCCCCGGACGTGTCCGACGCCTACTTTGCCAGCCGCCCCTATACCAGCCGGCTGGGGGCCTGGGCCAGCGAACAGAGCACGGAAATCAGCTCCAAGAGCGTGCTGGTCAGCCGTGCCGCCATGTTTGGCGTCAAGCACCCGCTCAGTGTGCCGCGTCCGCCGCATTGGGGTGGTTACGCCGTGATTCCTGATCGCGTCGAGTTCTGGCAGGGCCGGCCCAGCCGCCTGCACGACCGGGTGGTATATCTGTTGCAGGCCGATGCCAGTTGGCAACGGGTGCGACTGGCACCCTGA
- the hemA gene encoding glutamyl-tRNA reductase, protein MHLVAFGLNHHTAPLSVREKLAFPAEVLPNALESLVGSQAAREAAIVSTCNRTEIYCNSNDPEQALRWLSQYHGLPVEELRPYLYQLDASSAARHAFRVASGLDSMVLGETQILGQLKDAVRAAENVGTLGSLLNGLFQRTFAVAKEVRSSTAVGSSSVSMSAAAVKLAEQIFPTIGELNILFIGAGEMIELVATHFAAREPSCITIANRTLERGQKLAEQFGGNAITLSELPDVLHRYDVVVTSTASQLPIVGKGLVERAIKARRHRPIFMLDLAVPRDIEIEVGKLDDVYLYTVDDIASIVEVGKEARQSAAEEAESIIQARVAEFNDWLKKRETVPLIRALRDEAERTRRHALEAALKQLAKGTEPEKVLESLSQQLTNKLMHPPTQALSSGSGAEHAAVVDTIARLYRLHPES, encoded by the coding sequence ATGCATCTGGTTGCCTTTGGCCTGAATCACCATACCGCCCCGCTGTCGGTCCGCGAGAAGCTTGCCTTCCCGGCCGAGGTGTTGCCCAACGCACTGGAGAGCCTGGTGGGTTCGCAGGCGGCGCGTGAAGCAGCCATCGTCTCCACCTGCAACCGTACGGAAATCTACTGTAACAGTAACGACCCAGAGCAAGCCTTGCGCTGGCTGTCGCAATACCACGGCCTGCCGGTGGAAGAGCTGCGCCCCTATCTGTACCAGCTGGATGCCAGCAGCGCCGCCCGCCATGCCTTCCGCGTGGCCTCCGGGCTGGATTCCATGGTGCTGGGTGAAACGCAGATTCTGGGCCAGCTGAAGGATGCAGTCCGGGCGGCGGAAAATGTCGGCACCCTGGGTTCGCTGCTTAACGGCCTGTTCCAGCGCACCTTTGCCGTGGCCAAGGAAGTGCGCAGCAGCACCGCCGTCGGCTCCAGCTCGGTGTCGATGTCCGCCGCCGCAGTGAAGCTGGCCGAGCAGATCTTCCCCACCATTGGCGAGCTGAACATCCTGTTCATCGGCGCCGGGGAAATGATCGAACTGGTGGCCACCCACTTTGCCGCCCGCGAGCCCTCCTGTATCACCATTGCCAACCGCACGCTGGAGCGGGGGCAGAAGCTGGCGGAACAGTTTGGCGGCAATGCCATCACCCTGTCCGAGCTGCCCGATGTGCTGCACCGCTACGATGTGGTGGTCACCTCTACCGCCAGCCAGTTGCCCATCGTCGGCAAGGGCTTGGTCGAGCGCGCCATCAAGGCGCGTCGTCATCGTCCCATCTTCATGCTGGATCTGGCCGTGCCGCGCGATATCGAAATCGAGGTTGGCAAGCTGGACGATGTCTACCTGTATACGGTGGACGATATCGCCAGCATCGTGGAAGTAGGCAAGGAAGCGCGCCAGAGCGCAGCCGAAGAAGCCGAATCCATCATCCAGGCCCGCGTGGCCGAATTCAACGACTGGCTGAAAAAGCGCGAAACCGTGCCGCTGATCCGCGCCCTGCGCGACGAGGCCGAGCGTACCCGCCGCCATGCACTGGAAGCCGCGCTCAAGCAACTGGCCAAGGGCACGGAGCCGGAAAAAGTGCTGGAAAGCCTGTCGCAGCAACTCACCAACAAACTGATGCACCCGCCCACCCAGGCCCTGTCCTCGGGCAGTGGCGCGGAGCATGCGGCCGTGGTGGACACCATCGCCCGCCTGTACCGCTTACACCCGGAGTCGTAA